Proteins from one Megalopta genalis isolate 19385.01 chromosome 1, iyMegGena1_principal, whole genome shotgun sequence genomic window:
- the LOC117220619 gene encoding homeobox protein GBX-1 → MMQEHKSFLIRDLLGDVLSERVHGDSEDDSAVHSDSEDTIDPGSSPCTRLESPPPALSPSPAAATSGKNCGTTTSPPSGRKPRRRRTAFTHAQLAYLERKFRCQKYLSVADRSDVADALSLSETQVKTWYQNRRTKWKRQNQLRLEQLRHQATVEKELLVRGVGLHHGSIDAYCPPYNAQTQTQSHPPPPPPPPAPSSASTAAFLSTAAALFRNVTYVHGCPL, encoded by the exons ATGATGCAGGAGCACAAGTCGTTCCTCATACGGGACCTCTTGGGGGACGTCCTGTCCGAGAGGGTGCACG GTGACTCGGAGGACGATTCTGCCGTGCACTCGGACTCGGAGGACACGATAGACCCTGGCAGCAGTCCCTGTACTCGTCTGGAGAGTCCTCCGCCGGCGTTGTCGCCGTCGCCAGCGGCAGCTACTTCCGGCAAGAACTGCGGAACGACCACCAGTCCTCCCAGCGGGAGGAAGCCCAGAAGAAGGCGAACAGCGTTCACCCACGCTCAGCTGGCCTACCTGGAGCGGAAGTTCCGTTGTCAGAAGTATCTGAGCGTGGCGGACCGCAGCGACGTCGCCGACGCTTTGTCGCTGTCGGAGACGCAAGTGAAGACCTGGTACCAGAATAGAAG GACCAAGTGGAAGCGACAGAACCAACTGCGATTGGAGCAGCTCCGACATCAAGCGACGGTGGAGAAGGAGCTGCTGGTCCGCGGCGTGGGCCTTCACCATGGCAGCATAGACGCCTATTGTCCACCGTACAATGCTCAGACACAGACGCAGAGCCATCCGCCTCCGCCACCGCCGCCTCCGGCACCTTCTTCCGCATCGACAGCCGCGTTCCTGTCGACGGCGGCGGCTCTCTTCAGAAATGTCACCTACGTCCACGGATGCCCCCTTTAA